AATAGAACGCTTTCGTATCGACGAGTTCGGTGATTTCCCTGTCTTTCCCATAGTTGGTCAGGAGGTAATTGAGCATCCACAGGGCGGATTCGGCTGCGGTGACTTCTCCGCTGTGACGGTTGGCGTCAATGGCCATCGCGGGTTTGTCGGTATCCTTGAGCGTCTTCTTATTGGTCAGGGTCACCTGGTAAATGTCACGGTCTTCGAAGGTTTTCCCGCTTTCATACAGGTCGATAAGGTCGGGATATTCTTCAGCCCATCGTTTCAGGAATCCGATGATTTCGTCATAGGTATGATAATGCCTGAAATCGAGCTCGCCTTCCTTGAGCGGTTTTATCTCTTCGTAGTGGGTTTTTTTGAAAAAACTCACACCGTGACGGTATCCTTTCACCGAATAGAACTCGCTCTCTTTTTTCCCGGAACCGGGCTCTTTCGCATCCTCCTGCGCAAACACTGACAGAGCCCAGACTGCGAAACTCACAATTGCGACTGTCCGGATAAACGATTTCTTCCCACACCGGCGCATTATTCCCTCCTGTTTTCAAAAGTGCTGACTCACATAATCAATCTATTATTTCGATGGGATAGAATTAGTATAACCATACATGACAGCATATGCATATCTTTTTTATATGTGTGTACGCTTTCCGCACCAGATAATCGTGAACCTACTGTCATATCGATATCGGCCACGAAAATAACCCGTTTTTGCATTTGATTTGTCTGTCAGGGTTAATTATCATTTCTTTTACGGTATATATGCACCATATGGTTTCATTATGTCAATCGGACTATTAAAGCCGGATGTAACCACCATGAAAACATTCTACCCGAACCGTCGGGATTTCATCATGACCGTCGCGCTTGCCGGGGCGGGTGCCCTTGCTTCGGGACCATCCCCTGTGATCGCGAAAAACCGTGGAGAGACAGCCATGAAAGACCTTACCATCGCTCTGTTACAGATCGATTCCAACCAGAAGGATATCGAGGGAAACCTCAAAAAAATCATCGGCCGTGTCGAGGGCGCCGCGCAGGAAGGGGCAAATCTCATGGTTTCATGCGAGATGGGGCTCTCTGCGTTTCTCTTTTCACGGGATGAATATGTTCAGGTCGCCCAGACCATTCCGGGCCCCGCAACCGAAGCGGTGGGAGCAGCCGCAAAAAAGGCGAACGCCTATGTGATATTCGGCCTCCCCGAAAAGGAGGGAGGCGATATCTATAACTCGCTCGCCGTTCTGGGCCCGAAGGGAAACCTGGTGAGCAGATACCGCAAAGCGCACCTCTGGCTGACCGAGAACCAGACCTTCAGCCGGGGCAACGACCTGTGCATTTTTGAAACCGAGTTCGGCACCATGGGGAGCATAATCTGTTACGATATCATGTATCCGGAGTTTACACGGGCCATTGCGGCAAAAGGCGCCGGTATCATCACCCATTCAACCGGCATGGTCACCACCGAGGACTGCGATAAATTCGGCTGGGATCCGGAATTCTACAATGCCTTTGTCCGGACAAGAGCATGGGAAAACCAGGTCTACATCCCGAGCTGTAACCGCTGCGGGAACGACCAGTTCCTCTATTTTCTGGCAAATTCATGCGTTGCGACACCGTGGGGAACACTCGCGG
The sequence above is drawn from the bacterium genome and encodes:
- a CDS encoding carbon-nitrogen hydrolase family protein — encoded protein: MKTFYPNRRDFIMTVALAGAGALASGPSPVIAKNRGETAMKDLTIALLQIDSNQKDIEGNLKKIIGRVEGAAQEGANLMVSCEMGLSAFLFSRDEYVQVAQTIPGPATEAVGAAAKKANAYVIFGLPEKEGGDIYNSLAVLGPKGNLVSRYRKAHLWLTENQTFSRGNDLCIFETEFGTMGSIICYDIMYPEFTRAIAAKGAGIITHSTGMVTTEDCDKFGWDPEFYNAFVRTRAWENQVYIPSCNRCGNDQFLYFLANSCVATPWGTLAGKLGNAEGTLTVKTDFNRLKEWQKIAPYWDDRRPDLYKKILDF